From Sphingopyxis sp. USTB-05, the proteins below share one genomic window:
- a CDS encoding nuclear transport factor 2 family protein, translated as MLTTLLTLAAAAATPAPTDLAAIEATCFDYVDGQLEGDPERVKRALHPDLAKRRVTGDTPDERLGLQRMSREELVDLTKRGALKTPRGEWNRSCRILDVAGDAAAVRVETPWFVDYFHMGKFGERWMIVNAMWHMKPRTAAQ; from the coding sequence ATGCTGACGACCCTGCTCACCCTCGCCGCCGCAGCCGCAACCCCCGCGCCCACCGACCTCGCGGCAATCGAGGCGACCTGCTTCGACTATGTCGACGGCCAGCTTGAGGGCGATCCCGAACGCGTCAAACGCGCGCTCCACCCCGACCTCGCCAAGCGCCGCGTGACGGGCGACACCCCCGACGAGCGGCTCGGCCTGCAACGCATGAGCCGCGAGGAACTTGTCGACCTCACCAAACGCGGCGCGCTCAAGACCCCGCGCGGCGAGTGGAACCGCTCGTGCCGGATCCTCGACGTCGCCGGCGACGCCGCCGCGGTGCGCGTCGAAACGCCGTGGTTCGTCGACTATTTCCACATGGGTAAGTTCGGCGAGCGCTGGATGATCGTCAACGCGATGTGGCACATGAAGCCGCGCACGGCCGCGCAGTGA